The following coding sequences are from one Pseudomonas mendocina window:
- the rsmH gene encoding 16S rRNA (cytosine(1402)-N(4))-methyltransferase RsmH produces the protein MTDSSLRHITVLLDEAVEGLAVRADGCYIDGTFGRGGHSRLILQKLGPGGRLLGFDKDPLAIATGEALAAEDGRFVVVQRSFAELGEESVVRGLAGSVSGILLDLGVSSPQLDDPARGFSFLNDGPLDMRMNPDAGVSAADWIATADEDEIARVLKDYGEERFAKRMARAVVQRRAEQPFTRTADLAQVLTVANPAWEKGKNPATRAFQGIRIHVNNELGDLERGLDAALEALEVGGRLVVISFHSLEDRIVKQFMKRQAKGEADKLPRDLPIIPKAFEPRLKLIGKPVYAGDAELKANPRSRSAVMRIAEKLR, from the coding sequence ATGACCGATAGCAGCTTGCGCCATATTACCGTGCTGCTCGACGAAGCCGTCGAGGGCCTCGCTGTGCGCGCGGACGGTTGCTATATCGATGGCACCTTCGGCCGCGGCGGGCACAGTCGGTTGATCTTGCAGAAGCTTGGCCCAGGTGGGCGGCTCTTGGGGTTCGACAAAGATCCCCTGGCGATAGCCACCGGGGAAGCATTGGCGGCCGAAGACGGCCGCTTTGTCGTTGTGCAGCGCAGTTTTGCGGAACTTGGCGAGGAGTCCGTTGTCCGCGGCCTGGCCGGCTCTGTCTCGGGCATCCTGCTCGACCTGGGGGTCTCTTCGCCACAGCTGGATGATCCCGCACGCGGTTTCAGTTTTCTCAATGACGGCCCGCTGGATATGCGCATGAACCCGGATGCCGGGGTGAGCGCCGCTGACTGGATCGCCACGGCAGACGAAGACGAAATTGCTCGTGTTCTCAAGGATTACGGCGAAGAGCGCTTTGCCAAGCGTATGGCGCGTGCCGTGGTGCAGCGCCGCGCTGAGCAGCCGTTCACCCGCACTGCCGATCTGGCGCAAGTGCTCACTGTTGCCAATCCGGCCTGGGAAAAGGGCAAGAACCCGGCAACGCGTGCGTTCCAGGGTATCCGCATCCACGTCAACAACGAACTCGGCGATCTCGAGCGTGGCCTGGACGCAGCACTGGAAGCGCTGGAGGTGGGCGGGCGCCTGGTGGTGATCAGCTTCCATTCACTGGAAGATCGCATCGTCAAACAGTTCATGAAGCGTCAGGCCAAGGGCGAGGCAGACAAGTTACCGCGCGACCTGCCAATCATTCCCAAGGCTTTCGAGCCGCGTCTGAAGCTGATTGGCAAACCGGTTTATGCCGGCGATGCCGAGCTCAAGGCCAATCCGCGCTCGCGTAGCGCGGTGATGCGCATTGCGGAGAAGTTGCGGTGA
- the ftsL gene encoding cell division protein FtsL, giving the protein MSRRLVRSMPSGSFLMLLLFIAILLSALAVSYSAHWNRQLLNELYGELSVRDKAQAEWGRLILEQSTWTAHNRIETLASEQLKMHIPDPAAVRMVRP; this is encoded by the coding sequence GTGAGCCGCCGTCTGGTTCGCTCCATGCCCAGCGGCAGCTTTCTGATGCTGCTGTTGTTCATCGCCATTTTGCTTTCTGCGCTGGCGGTGTCTTACAGCGCTCACTGGAATCGTCAGTTGCTCAATGAGCTGTACGGCGAGCTCAGCGTGCGCGACAAGGCGCAGGCCGAGTGGGGCCGACTGATTCTTGAGCAGAGCACCTGGACTGCGCATAACCGCATCGAGACGCTGGCTAGCGAACAGTTGAAAATGCACATTCCCGATCCCGCCGCTGTACGTATGGTGCGGCCATGA